In the genome of Fusobacterium necrogenes, one region contains:
- a CDS encoding heavy-metal-associated domain-containing protein encodes MKKVIKIDGMGCQHCVKSVTNALENVSGVKILEVKIGEATVEIAEDFDMSIIVEALDDAGYEVI; translated from the coding sequence ATGAAAAAAGTAATAAAAATAGATGGTATGGGTTGTCAACACTGTGTAAAAAGTGTAACTAATGCTTTAGAGAATGTATCTGGAGTAAAGATATTAGAGGTAAAAATTGGAGAAGCTACTGTGGAAATAGCTGAAGATTTTGATATGAGTATAATAGTTGAAGCTTTAGATGATGCAGGATATGAGGTAATCTAA